A genomic segment from Aegilops tauschii subsp. strangulata cultivar AL8/78 chromosome 1, Aet v6.0, whole genome shotgun sequence encodes:
- the LOC109749079 gene encoding uncharacterized protein, producing MLIGMGRTCVFVHHGDKDAFLKGNIEPDPDELDMVFDSSPNYAELLQQVRKDLNWMDPSDIIELEGRHNVGFGMHIRWKTMRVNSEQRWVAYKETVAESLDKALELFATKKVDSSLHLDLNRNPSPLVASSPPPLKRDEIVEPLLTQEVRPTLSPFTNNQDEALQEDNDEYADDDNEVDLHDNNVGDLDKYHLQETMDHSIRFSRAYASDSDDDGPDEQVDAEGFTVKEGEAFEKVFGRDHRTTLFKDVSLADEAVVDGGQCVPLGVRPSSHRDLVDDKNRIANGSKFDTLLELKIWLDNYSVTHYRPHKVVNSDVNVRYMVACACEDEICPWIVRARPWKGGPTWHVVSCVPTHLCQGKMVDGKIVSQDHKQLTSEFIAYRLSNSISTLPTMSVQHVIDLVKAIFHYKVKYDKAWKAKQAAFKMLYGTWEEAYNRIPRLLLAIAATNPGMVHVVEPHGHQTTVHEGRKVRVFGRAFWAFEQCVRAFEHCRPVIAIDGTFLTRQYKGTLLVAIASDANNRVLPLAFALVEVENNDN from the coding sequence atgcttatagggatgggaagaacatgtgtgtttgttcatcatggggacaaagacgcctttttgaaaggcaatatagaaccggacccggatgagcttgacatggtgtttgatagtagtcctaactatgcggagctcttgcaacaagttaggaaagatttgaattggatggaccctagtgatatcattgagttggagggaaggcataatgttggttttggaatgcacatccgttggaagacaatgcgtgtcaactcggagcaacgttgggttgcatacaaggagacggtggccgaatcactagacaaggctcttgagttatttgcaacgaagaaggttgattcaagtttgcatttggacttgaaccggaacccctcccctttggttgctagtagccccccacccttgaagcgagatgaaattgttgaacctcttttgacccaagaagtgaggccaacattgagcccgtttacaaacaaccaagatgaagctttgcaagaggacaatgatgagtatgcggacgatgacaatgaagttgatctccatgacaacaatgtgggtgatctcgacaaatatcatttgcaagagacaatggaccattccatccgtttttcccgtgcatatgcatcggactcggatgacgatggtcccgatgaacAAGTTGATGCGGAGGGCTTCACGGTGAAGGAGGGCGaagctttcgagaaggtatttggtcgggatcatcggactacattgttcaaggatgttagtctcgcggatgaagccgtggtagatggtggccaaTGTGTACCTCTTGGGGTTAGGCCAAGCTCTCACCGTGATTTGGTAGATGACAAGAACCGGATTGCTAACGGTTCTAAGTTCGACACCTTGTTGGAATTGAAGATATGGCTCGACAACTATTCGGTTACGCATTATCGTCCACACAAGGTGGTGaactcggacgtcaatgtgcgctacatggttgcatgtgcatgtgaagatgaaatatgtccgtggattgtgcgtgcaagaccatggaaaggaggtccaacttggcatgtagtgagttgtgtgccaacTCACTTGTGCCAAGGCAAAAtggtggatggcaagattgtgtcccaagaccacaaacaactcacgtccgagttcatcgcttacaggctctccaactcaatatccacacttccaacaatgagcgtccaacatgtcattgatcttgtgaaagccatctttcattacaaggtgaaatacgacaaggcatggaaggcgaagcaagccgcatttaagatgttgtatggtacatgggaggaagcatacaaccgaatccctaggttgttgttagccatagccgcgacaaacccgggcatggttcatgtggtcgagcctcatgggcaccaaacaacggttcatgaaggaaggaaagtcagagtatttggccgtgctttttgggcgttcgagcaatgtgtgagggctttcgaacactgtaggccggtcatcgcaattgatggcacgttcttgaccagacaatacaagggcaccttgttggttgcgatagcaagtgatgccaataaccgggtgttgccattggcatttgctttggttgaggtggaaAACAATGACAACTAG